Within the Aeromicrobium sp. Root236 genome, the region GCGTACGAAGGTCCCTGCGAGGGGCTCGTCGGCGAGGACCACGCGCACGTCCACATGCACACCGGACAGCCACCCGTCCCCGAGGGACTCACCGGCGAAGGGGTCTGGAGGTGACGATGAGCGCAGCTTGCGGAGCGAACCGACAGAACGTCATGCCGGCGCCGCGCCACCGTGCCCTTTTCTGCGAGGCGATGGCATGACGGAGATGCTCAGCTACGAGTTCATGCAGCGGGCACTGATCGCCGCGGTGTTCACCGGCCTCGCGGCACCCGCGATCGGCACCTTCCTCGTGCAGCGCCGCCTCGCCCTGCTCGGCGACGGCATCGGCCACGTCGCTCTGACCGGTGTCGCGCTCGGCCTGCTCACCCACGTCGCGCCCGTGCTGACCGCGATCATCGTCGCCATCATCGGCGCGATCGTCATCGAGCTGCTCCGCATGTTCGGCCGCACCAGCGGCGACGTCGCCCTGGCGATGCTGTTCTACGGCGGCATCTCCGGAGGCGTCCTCCTGATCAACCTCGCCGGCGAGAGCGCCGCGACGCTCAACACCTTCCTGTTCGGCTCGATCACCACGGTCTCCCACCACGACCTGGTCGTCGTCGCGATCCTCGCCGTGATCGTGATCGTCCTGGCGGTCGGGCTGTCGCCCCAGCTGTTCGCGGTGTGCCAGGACGAGGAGCACGCGCAGGTCAGCGGTGTCCCCGTACGCCTCTACAGCATCCTCATCGCGGTGCTGGCTGCCGTGACGATCACCGTCGCGATGCGCACGGTCGGGCTGTTGCTGGTGTCGGCGCTCATGGTCGTGCCCGTCGCGGCGTCGCAGCAGCTGACCCGCAGCTTCCGCACGACCCACATGGCCGCCATGGCGATCGGCTTGTTCGCTGCTCTCGGGGGCGTGGTCTCGAGCTACCAGATCGACACGCAGCCCGGACCCACGATCGTGATGCTCGCCCTCGCGGTGTTCGCGGTCGCAGCCCTGTTCGGCGCAGCGACGAGGCGGCTCCGCGGCCGCCGCCACCCGGTAGATTTCGCACGAGGAGACATCTGATGGTCGAAGCCCCCCGCAACACCCGCCAGCGGCGCGCCGTCGTCGCGATCCTCGAGGATCTCGACGGCTTCGCCAGCGCGCAGGAGATCCACGACATCCTCAAGAAGCGCGGCGAGTCGGTCGGCCTGTCGACGGTCTACCGCAGTCTCCAGGTGCTCGCCG harbors:
- a CDS encoding metal ABC transporter permease, with translation MTEMLSYEFMQRALIAAVFTGLAAPAIGTFLVQRRLALLGDGIGHVALTGVALGLLTHVAPVLTAIIVAIIGAIVIELLRMFGRTSGDVALAMLFYGGISGGVLLINLAGESAATLNTFLFGSITTVSHHDLVVVAILAVIVIVLAVGLSPQLFAVCQDEEHAQVSGVPVRLYSILIAVLAAVTITVAMRTVGLLLVSALMVVPVAASQQLTRSFRTTHMAAMAIGLFAALGGVVSSYQIDTQPGPTIVMLALAVFAVAALFGAATRRLRGRRHPVDFARGDI